From the Kallotenue papyrolyticum genome, the window GCCCAGGCTGCGCGCCGCCTCCTCCAGCGCGGGATCGAGCCCGCGCAGCGCGCTCTGCACACTGAGCACGACGTAAGGGTAGGTGAACAGCGTCAACGCCAGCCAGGCTCCCCAGAAGCCGTACAGCTCCGGCAGCCGCTCGATGCCCAGCAGCCGTTGCAGCAGCCCTTGCAGCGCGCCGCGCGGTCCCCAGGCGGCAATGATGGTGTAGCCGCCGATGTAGGTGGGGATCACCAGCGGCAGCGCCAGCAGCGTGGCGATCACGCGCCGGCCCGGCAGGTCGCTGGCGACCGTTAGCCAGGCCAGCGGTACGCCTAGCAGCACCGTCGCACCAGTGACCGCGCCCGCCAGTGCCAGCGTCTGCACCAGCACGCGCAGGGTGCGTGGTCGCGTGAGCAGCGCCAGCACGCCGGCATCGGTGCCAAGCGCGTTGAGCAGCAGATACACGATCGGCAAGAGCATCAGCGCGGCGACCAGCAGCGCCGACGCCGTGAGCGGCCAGGCCGACGCGGAGGCGCGCGGTGCTCCCCGTCGTGCGGACCAACCTGCCGATCGTCTCAGCAGACTCATGGCAATACGCCCGTATCCTGCAACAGCTTGAGCGTGCCCTGCAGATCGTCCAAGTCGCTCAGGTCGATCTGCGGTGCCTGAATCTCACTCAGGGGCGGCAGCAGCGGGTTGGGCTGCACGCCCTCGATCAGCGGGTATTCATAGGTCTGATCGGCGAAGTACTGCTGCGCCTCGCGGCTGAGCAGGAAGTCGATGAAGCGCCGCGCGGCGTCGCCGTGCTTGGCGGTATCCAGCAGCGCCACGCCCGCTACGTTGACCAGCGCGCCCGGGTCGCCGTTCTTCAGGAAGTAGTTGCGCGCCGGGAAGGCTTCCCCGTGCTCCTTGAGCGCGCGGAACAGGTAGTAGTGGTTGACAAAGCCGGCGTCGATCTCGCCTGCGCCAACGGCCTGCACGATCGCCATGTTGTTGGGATAGACCTTGGGCTGATTGGCCTGGATGCCGGTCAGCCATTCGCGGGCGCGCTCTTCGCCCTCCAGCTTGCGCAGCGCCGTGACAAACGACTGGAACGAGCCGTTGGTCGGCGCCCAGCCCAGGCGGCCCTTCCACTGGGGGTCGGTGAAGCCGAAGATTGTCTCCGGCAGATCGGTTTCGGTCAGCACCTTGGTGTTGTAGACCACCACGCGCGCGCGACCCGACACGCCAACCCAGTGGCCGGTATCGGAGCGGAAGCGCGCGTCCACGCGCTGCAAAAACTCCTCCGGCAGTGGCTGTAGCCGGTTTTCCTTCTGCAGCGCGCCGAGCGCGCCGGCGTCCTGCGCGAAAAAGATATCGGCCGGGCTGTGCTGCCCTTCGTCCAAAATGGTCTGCGCCAGTTCGGCAGTGTCGCCGTATTTGACCTGCAGATCGATGCCGGTTGCCGAGCGGAACTGCTCGACCAGCGGACCGATCAGTTGTTCGTTGCGGCCAGAATAGACGATCAGCGTCCCGCTGCTGCCCTGCCCGGTAGCGGGCGAGTCCTCGGCGGCAGGTGAGGCCGCGGCAGGCTGTCCGCTGCCTGCCGATCCGCCGGGTGTGCCGCACGCGCCCAGCAGCAGGGCCGGCAGCAGTATGAACAGGAGGCGCTTCATCCGTGCTCGAACCATGTTGGTGCTCTCCTTCGATCCTTGAGTTGCGCTGTTGGCCATAGCGCGTCGTGCGCGCCCGCTGCCCGGTGTGCAGCAGGCGTTACCGGTGCTGCCGGGTATGCCGCGGCGCTTGCCCGGCAGCATACGCGAAGATCGCGATTTTGTCAAATGTTATGGCTGGAGGTTTTGCAGAAATGCGTGATTATAGCAAGATAAAGATATAGATAATCATTATCAATGTTTTACAAAGGCAGGGCCTGCGCCCCAGCGGCCTGGCGGCACCGGCTGTGCGGCTCCCCGGCCTCAGCCCACACCTGCGTCCTGCCACAGCCCACGGCTTGAGTTTCTGCCAGGAATGTCGTACCCTGGGGCGCGCGAGGCGCACCGCTTCCGTCTGGCACGTCGCCTGGCACCGACGCGCATGCGCTGCCGCCGCTGGTGCCCGGCCGTGTCAGGCGGCTGAGCAGGTGGTTGTCGGCGGTTGTCTCACCCAGGCCGAGGCTGCGCAACATGCGCAAAGTAACAGTGGAGTGGTTATGCAGATCGCCGTCGTTCACGGGCCGAGCGACGCAGGTCCGCCCTCGGAGGAGGCGATCCTGGCGCGCATGCTGGCCGAGGGCTTGCAGCCCCGGCGCTGGAGCGACGCGCCAGGCGCGATCTATCCTGTGCACCGGCACGCGTACCACAAGATTCTGTACGTGGTTGCCGGCGCGATTAGTTTTGGCCTGCCCGAGGAGGGTCGCACGATCCATCTAGGGGTTGGTGATCGGCTGGAACTGCCGGCGGGCACGCTCCACGATGCGTTGGTGGGACCGGAGGGCGTGGTCTGTCTGGAGGCGCAGCTGGGGGCGAACACAGAAACCCCTTGAGTGCGAGGTGGCCGCGGTGCGCCACGCCGAAGCATGCGTGTGGTCCGGCGTGGCATGCGGCGCTCAGGAGCCGGCTGTGCTGGTGGCGCCGGGCGTTGCGTTTCCCTTGCGCGCCAGGGCCGCGGCCAGCTGCGGCGTGAGCTGCTCCAGGGCGTAGGGCAGGCTCAGCACGGTGCTGAAGCTGAGTGCGCCGTAGATCGGATCGCTCCAGCCGACGAAGAAGATGGCGCGCTGCTCGCGCGCGACGGCCAATTGTTGATACAAGGGATCCTGTTCGATCGTCGCGCGTTGCTCGGGCGTGGCGACCTGCCAGATCAGCACGTCGGCGTCGAGCGTGCTCAGCGCTTCCGCGCCGATCTGCGCGCGAATCTCGGCGTCGCCGGCGCGGTTAATCGCCTCGACCAGCGCTGGTGGCATGTGCCAGCCCAGCGTCTGCAAAAAGCGCATCGGCGGCGTGTGCGGCGCGACGATCCAGTACTGCCCCGGCGTATCGGCGGGCGAGGCCCAGGCGATGGTTGCGCCGGCAAACTCCGGATGAGCCGCGCGCGTAGTGGCGATGCGCTGCTCAACCTCGGCGATCAAGGCCTCGGCCTGCGCGGACCGGCCCAGCGCTTGCCCGATCACCCGCGTCTGCTCCTGCCAGGGCATGCCGAACTCGGCATACTCGGCGCCTGGCGCCAGCGTGGGCGCGATCTGCGACAGGGTCGCATACTCCTCGGCCGTGATGCCGGCATGCGTGGCGATGATCAGGTCGGGGTCCAGCGCGGCGAGCTGCTCGAAGTTGAGCTCGCCGAAGGGCATGCGCAGCACGGTGGGCGTGGCCGTGCCGAGCTGCTCACGCGCCCAGGGCCAGACCGCCGACGGCTGATCACCGAACCAGTCGCGCACGGCGATGGGGATGACGCCCAGTGCCAGCACCGGGTCCTGCTCGGTGTAGCCCAGCGTGATCACCCGCGTCGGCGGCGCGGGGATGGTGCTGCTGCCGTATTTGTGCGTGATCGTCACCGGAAAGGCATCGGTCGGCGTGGTGGCTGCGGCGGATGGGCCGGGCTCGCGCGCAGCGCTGGAAGGCCGGGGCGCTGCGGATGGCGTCTGGCACGCGCTCAGCGCCACAACGAGCAGTCCCAGCAGCAGGGTTCGCCAATGCATCGATCCTCCTTAGCATGCGTGGCGCGGTGGCAGGTCTGCCTGGGATGTGCCGCCGGACGCCTGAGACGCAGCCGCGCTCGAGGCGTGCTGGTCGCCCGCGGCGGCGCTGCCCGCCCCGATTGGCGACCCGCTGTGCTGAATGATCTCGTGCACCTCAAGCTGGTTCGGGGCACGGAACGCAGCCCTGGGCAACGAGCCGGAACGCGCATGGCCGCGGACAAAGGCTTCGGAGCGGGTCCAGGCTTCGAAGTGCTCGCGGCTTTCCCAAAAGGTCAGCACGACATAGGGGTCGTGCTCGCGGGTGGGGCGCAGCAGCAGGAACGAGATAAAGCCAGGCATGCCATCGACGTTGCCGGCGCGGTGACGAAAATTGTGTTCGAACTGTTCAGCAAAGTCCGGCTCAACGAAAATGCGATTAGCGACCGTGATCATAGACTGCTCCACAGGGTAGGGTTGCCTCGGCAACCGCGTCAGGGAGGGGGACAACCACCGGCTGTGATCCGGCAGGATGGGTGATCACCGTGATCGGCAGCTCGAAGACCGGCGTGATCACGGCGGGGGTCAGCACCTCGGCGGGGGTGCCGACCGCGGCAATGCGTCCCTGGTGTAGCACGACCAGCCGATGGGCATAGTGCGCCGCCAGATTGAAATCATGGATGATGGCCAGCACGGCGACGCCCGCGGCAGCCAGGCGTCGCGCCAGGGCCAGCACGCGATGCTGATGGGCGGGATCAAGGCTGGCGATCGGTTCGTCCAGCAGCAAGGCGCGTCCCGGCGGGGTAGCTTCCCAGATCTGCGCCAGCACGCGTGCGAGCTGAACGCGTTGCTGTTCGCCACCGGAGAGCGTGGTGTACCAGCGTGTGGCGAGGTGCTCGGCGGCAACCGCGGCCAGCGCAGCCTGCACGATCGCCCGCTCACGCGGATGGTTGCCGCCGTTGTGCGGCGCTCGTCCGAAGCGCACTACCTCCTCGCTATAGAACGCAAACGCCAGCGTCGATTGTTGGGGCAACACCGCGCGGCAGCGCGCGAGCGCCGCGGGCGACCACGCCCTCAGCGGGCGTCCACAGAAGCGCACCTCGCCGGCATCGGGCGTGAGCTCGCCGCTCAGGACGCGCAGCAGGGTTGATTTACCGGCGCCGTTGGGCCCGATCACCGCGACCAGTTCGCCGGCGTTGACCGTCAGCGAGACCTCGTGCAACAGCGTCGCGGCGCCGCGGCGCAGCGTAACCTGACAAGCCTCCAGCATCAGCCACCTCCTCGGCGCGCTCAGAGGCGCGTCGTCGCATCCTGGCGCAGGAGCCACAGAAAGAAGGGCGCGCCCAATAAGGCTGTGACAATGCCGATCGGCAGCTCGGCTGGGGTGACCAGCGTGCGCGCCAGCAGATCGGCACCCAGCAGCAGCGTAGCGCCCAACAGCGCCGCGCCGGGCAGCAGCACGCGATGGTCGGGGCCCAGTGCCAGGCGCAGCAGATGCGGCACCACCAGCCCGATGAAGCCGATGCTGCCGGCCACGGCGACCGACGCGCCCACCGCTAGGCTGGTCCACGCCACGATCCAGCGCTTGAGACGTTCGACATCCACGCCCAGGTGGCGCGCCTCCTGCTCACCCAGCAGCAGCAGGTTGAGCGCTTGGGCGAAGCGCGGCGCGCTCAGCACCACCAGCAGGAGCGGCGGCGCCGCGGCGCCCACGGCGCGCCAGGTAGCGCCCCCCAGGCTGCCCAGGTTCCAAAAGGTAATCGAACGCAACTGCTCATCGGTTGCCACAAAGGTCAGCAGACCGGTGAGTGCCCCGGCCAGCGCGTTGATGGCGATGCCGGCCAGCAACAGCGTCGCTACCGGCGTACGACCCTGCTGGCGTGCCAAGCGGTAGATCAGGGTCGTGGTCAGCAGGCCGCCACCAAAGGCCGCCAGCGGCAGCGTCCACACCCCGGCGACCCGCGCCAGCCCGCGCAGCGTGGTTGCCCCCAGCACGATCACCGCGACGGCCGCCAGGGCCGCGCCGCTGCTGATGCCGATCAATCCCGGATCGGCCAATGGGTTGCGGAACAGCCCCTGCATCAGCACGCCGGCCACGGCCAGGCCGCTGCCGATCAACGCGCCGAGCAGGACGCGCGGCAAGCGGATCGCCACCAGGACGCTGGCCTGTCGCGCGTCCACCACCACATCGGCGCCGAGTTGCCGGAGCAGGATCGCCAGCACATCGTCCGGCGCGATCGGCACGGCGCCAATGCCCACACCCAGCAGCAGCATGCCGATCAGCGCCAGCAGCAGGCCGAGCAGCACTGCTCGCGCCGGCCAGCGGCGCTCGGCGCCATGGTGCGCGTGGATCGGGCGCAAGTCACGCCAGCGCTTGGCAATGGTCAACACCGGCATGACTGGCCTCAGCGGGGTTGGTGCAGCGCCTGGGCCAGATCGCGCACCGCCGCGCCGAGCCGTGGCCCAAAGCCCAGCAGATACAGCCCATCCATGGCGACGATGCGGCGTTGTTGACCGGCAGGCGTTTGCGCAATGCCCGGCACCTGCAGCAGCCCTTCAATACCGCCCAGGCTCTCCAGACCGCTTTCAAACATCAGAATGACATCCGGCGCGGCGGCTGCCGCCGCTTCGGGCGTGAGCGGCTTGAAGCCATCAAACTCCGTGATTGCGTTCTGGCCGCCGGCCAGCTCGATCATCGCCTGGGCCGGGGTGTTGCGTCCGGCAGCATTGACCGTGTTGGGCCCGCGTGCGTAGAGAAACAGCACGCGCGGCCGATCGCTAAAGCCCGCCATCACCTGACGTGCCTCGGCCAGCTCGCGCTCCATTTGCGCGATCAGCGTCTCGCCCTGCTCGATGCGACCCAGCGCCTGTGCCACGCTGCGGATCGCCTGCTGCGCTCCCGCGACGCTGTACTCGATCGGTACGCTGATCAGCGGGACGCCCGCGCTGCGCAGTTGCTCGATCGCCTCTGGCGGCCCGGCTTCGCTGCTGATCAAAATTGCCGAAGGGTTGAGTGCCAGCACGCCCTCGGCGGCCAGTTGGCGCTGGTAGCCGACCTTGGGACGCTGCGCCGCTGCGGGCGGGTAGGTGCTGGAGGTATCGACGGCGACGACCTGCTCGCCCGCGCCCAGCGCAAAAGCGATCTCGGTGACTGTACCGCCGATCGTCACCAGCCGCGAGGTGTCGCTCAGCGTGCGCAGCGCTGTGGCCGACGGCTGGCTGGCGCTGCGCACGGCGCGCTCCACATCATCCAGTACCTGCAGCGCTGCCAGCGGGCCACCCGTGCTGGTCCAGACGGTGCCATCCACGTCTACGACGTGGTTGTTTTGCACCGCCTGGAGCCGCTGGAAGAGCGGGTTGCTGCGTGCCGCCTGGAGCGCCGTCGCGCCCTCGGCGTTGAGCGTGCCAAGGAAGATCCAGTCGCCGTCGATCACCTCCAGCGACTCGAGGCTGATGGGATCGGAGTGTGCGCCATGGCTGCCGCCCAGGTTGTGTTGATGGGCCGGTCGCTCCATGCCCACATCGGCGAGGATGCTGCTGGCGAACGTACCGGGATTCATCACCACCGGGCCCTGGGGCATCCAGCGCACAATGCTGGCGGTAACGGTGCGATCGGCGGGCAGCAGCGCACGCAGCTCGGCCACGCGCTGATCGTACTGCTGCAAAAAGCGCTCGGCAGCGTCGCGCCGATTGAGCGCATTGGCCGTGCCGCGGAAGGCCGTCTTCCAGTCGCTGCCGGTGCGGTAGGTCACCACCACCGGCGCGATCTGCTCCAGTTGTGGCAACAGGCTTTCGAGCTGTTGCACCAGATTGCCGGCCAGGATCAGATCGGGATCGAGCGTCGCGATCGTTTCGAGCGATGGTTCGGCCAGCGAGCCGACGGAGGTAATGCCGCGTGTGCGCTCACCTAGATAGGCCGGTGGTCCCGATTGACCACGGCCGTTGACGGTGCCGACCGGCGTGATGCCGAGCGCCAGTGCACTATCCAGATCGTGCTCGCTCAAGGTTACGACGCGTTGCGGTTCGAGCGGTACCGTCACCTGGCGATCGCGCGCGTCGGTGATCAGCCGCGTCGTGGCGTTCTTTGCCGTCGCCTCCGGCGCGGGCGCAGCCGTGGCGGCGGCAGATGGGGATGGTGTCGTCTCCGGCGCGCCAGCGGTCGGCGCTGCCGGGGTGCAGCCGCTCGCCAGCAGCAGCGCGAGCAGCATGCTCAGCCAGGCGAGCCGTCGGTAGATGAACATCGCTTCCTCCCATGTGCCAGCGGCGCCTCTGCGGCTGGGTAAAGCCTGAGCCCGACAGAGGCGCAGCGGTAGCGTTGTCCACAGGGCGCCGAACCTGCAGCCGGGCTGACGTGCCCCGGCGCGGTGGATCCGGCGGGGAGAACAATACTCCACGCGACGCAAATTGTCAAGTATTTTAGAGTGATTATCGTTGCCGAATCGATCTGTATTTGCGGGATATAGAGAATGATAATGACAATCAATGTTTTACAACACTTGGCCAGGTCGCAGCGGCGTGCCGAACCTGCCGGTGGCTGGTACCATACCCACAGGAGGTTGCTATGTACGTGATTGGCACCGCCGGTCATGTCGATCACGGCAAATCGACGCTGGTGCATGCGCTCACCGGCATCCATCCCGACCGTCTGGCCGAGGAGCAGCGCCGCGAGATGACGATCGACCTTGGCTTCGCGCATCTGACGCTACCCAGCGGCCAGCGCGTGAGCATCATCGACGTGCCCGGCCATGAGCGCTTCATCAAGAACATGCTGGCGGGTGTGGGCGGCATCGATGCTGCCCTGCTCGTCGTGGCAGCGGATGAGGGCGTGATGCCCCAGACGGTTGAGCATGTGCACATTCTCAACCTGCTCGGCATCGAGCAGTGCCTGATCGTATTGACTAAGTGCGATCTGGTAGATGAAGAGTGGCTGGCGCTGGTGCGCGAGGATCTGCGTCAGCGCTTCGCGGCTACGCCCCTGGCGCAGGCGCCGATGGTCGCCGTCTCGGCGCGCAGCGGCGCGGGCCTGGAGCAGCTCACGCACGAGCTGGATCGGCTGCTGAGCCGCCTGCCGTCGCGCAGCAGCGCCCGTGGGGTGCCGCGTCTGCCGATCGACCGCGTTTTTACCGTGGGCGGCTTCGGCACGGTGGTGACTGGGACACTGCTGGACGGGCCGCTGGCGCTGGGCCAGGAGATCGAGGTCCAGCCGCGTGGTCTGCGCGGACGGGTGCGCGGCCTGCAAACGCATGGCCAGAAGACCGAGCAGGTGCTGCCCGGCACGCGCGTCGCGGTCAACATCGGTGGTATTGCCGTGGAGCAGCTCCAGCGCGGCGATGTGCTGACGCTGCCGGGCCAGCTCACGCCAACCACGCTGCTCGATCTGCGCCTGCAGCTGGTAGCCGACACGCCCATGCCCGTGCGCCAGAACATGCTGCTCGACCTGTTCGTCGGCGCGGCTGAAGTGCCGTGCCGTGTCACGCTGCTGGATGCCGAAGAGCTGCTGCCCGGTGAGGCCGGCTGGGTACAACTGCGCCTCGCGCACCCGATCGCCGTGGTGCGCGGCGACCGTTGCGTCCTGCGCATTCCATCGCCCTCGCTGACCATCGGCGGCGGGCGGATCGTGGACGCGCACCCACCCCGTCACCGTCGCTTCCGTCCCGATGTGATCGCCGCGTTGGAGACGCTGAGCCACGGCACGCCGGAGGAGGTCGTGTTGCAAGCGTTGGGCGACGCGCCGCTGGAGTGGGGCACGCTGCTGCGTCGCAGCGGGCTGGACGAGGCCACCGCGCACGCGGCCTGGGAGCGGCTGGAGAGCGACGGGCGGGCGCTGCGCCTCACGCCGGGGGACGAGCTGCAGGCCGCGACCTGGCTGATCAGCAGCGCGGGGTGGGCCAGGCTGAGCGCGACGTTGCAGTCCCTGCTGGCCGCCTACCACGCCACCTGGCCGCTGCGTGCAGGCATGCCGCGCGAAGAGCTCAAAGCGCGCTTGGGCCTGAGTGCGCGCGTATTCGACGATGTGCTGCGCCGTGCCACCCAGGCGGGCGTGCTGGTGCTCGACGAGGCTACCGCGCGCCTGCCGCACTGGACGCCGCGGCTCAGCGCCGCGCAGCAGCGCCAGGTAGATGCCCTGCTGGAGGCGTTTCGGCGTCAGCCCTTCACCCCGCCCGCGCGCAGCGAATGGGAGCGCCTCGGCCCGGAACTGATCGGCTATCTGATCGACACCGGCCAGTTGGTACGCGTCAATGCCGAGGTGCTCTTCGATGCCGCTGCCTACCATAGGCTGGTAGAATGGACGGTACAGACCCTGGAGCGTGCCGGCGAAGTGACGGTGGCCGGCCTGCGCGATCAGTTCGGCACCAGCCGCAAGTATGCGCTCGCGTTGCTGGAGCATCTCGACGAACGCAAAATCACCCGGCGCGTTGGTGATGTGCGTGTCAAGTATTGACGGTGGACGACGTGTCAGCGCCGGTACGCTTGCCGAGCCGGAGCGCATGGCTCAGCCGGTGGCCGACGGCGCCTGGTCTGCCGTCGCAAGGAGTGAGTGATGCCTCGACCTGCCAATGACGTTAAGCGCCTGGGCGCGATCCTGTTGGTCGGCGCAGTTGCCGGCCTGGGCGCGAGCTATGTTGCCAGTCGTAAGCGCCCGGCGCATTGGACCGACGGCGGCCTGATCGACTGGGACACGGTGCGCCAGATCGCGGTGCAGTTTTCGCAGCACACGCAGGCGCCGGTGCACAACCGCGCCGCGGCGCGCGAGCAGTACACCAGCATGGTGCGCCGCGCCGAGCCGCTGATCGCCGCCTACCTGCAGGTCAACCTGCCGGAGCCGATCCAGCGCATCGTGGTCATGGATCGCAAGGAATGGCTCAGCGCTAACATCGACAATTTTACCCACCTCTTCCGCTTTGTGGAGGAGCTGTACGCGCGCAACGCCCGTCCGCGCACCATCGGTGCCAGTCTGGCCGCGGGCGTCAATCGCCGCCTGATGAGCGTGCAGATCGGGCTGTTGCTGGGGGTGATCGCGCGCCGGGTGTTGGGCCAGTACGATCTGTCGCTGTTGGCGCCCGAACCGACGGGCGGCGCGCTCTACTTTGTCGAGCCCAACATCGAACGCATTCAGCGCATGCTCGGCCTCGACGCGCACGATTTCCGCATGTGGATCGCGCTGCACGAGGCCACGCACGCCTACGAGTTCGAGGCCTATCCCTGGGTGCGCGAGCACTTCAACGGCCTGCTGCGGCGCTACTTCGACACGGTCAACGAGCAACTGCAGGGCTTCAAGGGTGGCATCGGCCCGGCGCTTGCCCGCATCCTGGAAGGCCGGCGCCAGGGCCGCCACTGGATGGAGTCGCTGCAGACGCCCACGCAGCGCGCCATCTTCCGCGATTTGCAGGCGATCATGTCGCTGGTGGAGGGCTACTCCAACCATATCATGAATGCGATCGGGCGCCAGGTGCTGCCCAATTTCGACGAGATCGAGCGGCGCATCGAGGCCTACAAGTCGCGCAGCAATCTGGCCGAGCAGCTCTTCAACCGCATCACCGGTATGGATCTCAAGCTGCTGCAGTACCAGCAGGGCCAGCACTTCGTCGACAGCGTCGTGCAGCAGCGCGGCATC encodes:
- a CDS encoding iron ABC transporter substrate-binding protein; translated protein: MKRLLFILLPALLLGACGTPGGSAGSGQPAAASPAAEDSPATGQGSSGTLIVYSGRNEQLIGPLVEQFRSATGIDLQVKYGDTAELAQTILDEGQHSPADIFFAQDAGALGALQKENRLQPLPEEFLQRVDARFRSDTGHWVGVSGRARVVVYNTKVLTETDLPETIFGFTDPQWKGRLGWAPTNGSFQSFVTALRKLEGEERAREWLTGIQANQPKVYPNNMAIVQAVGAGEIDAGFVNHYYLFRALKEHGEAFPARNYFLKNGDPGALVNVAGVALLDTAKHGDAARRFIDFLLSREAQQYFADQTYEYPLIEGVQPNPLLPPLSEIQAPQIDLSDLDDLQGTLKLLQDTGVLP
- a CDS encoding cupin domain-containing protein, coding for MQIAVVHGPSDAGPPSEEAILARMLAEGLQPRRWSDAPGAIYPVHRHAYHKILYVVAGAISFGLPEEGRTIHLGVGDRLELPAGTLHDALVGPEGVVCLEAQLGANTETP
- a CDS encoding iron-siderophore ABC transporter substrate-binding protein, which gives rise to MHWRTLLLGLLVVALSACQTPSAAPRPSSAAREPGPSAAATTPTDAFPVTITHKYGSSTIPAPPTRVITLGYTEQDPVLALGVIPIAVRDWFGDQPSAVWPWAREQLGTATPTVLRMPFGELNFEQLAALDPDLIIATHAGITAEEYATLSQIAPTLAPGAEYAEFGMPWQEQTRVIGQALGRSAQAEALIAEVEQRIATTRAAHPEFAGATIAWASPADTPGQYWIVAPHTPPMRFLQTLGWHMPPALVEAINRAGDAEIRAQIGAEALSTLDADVLIWQVATPEQRATIEQDPLYQQLAVAREQRAIFFVGWSDPIYGALSFSTVLSLPYALEQLTPQLAAALARKGNATPGATSTAGS
- a CDS encoding antibiotic biosynthesis monooxygenase family protein, with product MITVANRIFVEPDFAEQFEHNFRHRAGNVDGMPGFISFLLLRPTREHDPYVVLTFWESREHFEAWTRSEAFVRGHARSGSLPRAAFRAPNQLEVHEIIQHSGSPIGAGSAAAGDQHASSAAASQASGGTSQADLPPRHAC
- a CDS encoding heme ABC transporter ATP-binding protein; the encoded protein is MAPAPGCDDAPLSAPRRWLMLEACQVTLRRGAATLLHEVSLTVNAGELVAVIGPNGAGKSTLLRVLSGELTPDAGEVRFCGRPLRAWSPAALARCRAVLPQQSTLAFAFYSEEVVRFGRAPHNGGNHPRERAIVQAALAAVAAEHLATRWYTTLSGGEQQRVQLARVLAQIWEATPPGRALLLDEPIASLDPAHQHRVLALARRLAAAGVAVLAIIHDFNLAAHYAHRLVVLHQGRIAAVGTPAEVLTPAVITPVFELPITVITHPAGSQPVVVPLPDAVAEATLPCGAVYDHGR
- a CDS encoding FecCD family ABC transporter permease, yielding MPVLTIAKRWRDLRPIHAHHGAERRWPARAVLLGLLLALIGMLLLGVGIGAVPIAPDDVLAILLRQLGADVVVDARQASVLVAIRLPRVLLGALIGSGLAVAGVLMQGLFRNPLADPGLIGISSGAALAAVAVIVLGATTLRGLARVAGVWTLPLAAFGGGLLTTTLIYRLARQQGRTPVATLLLAGIAINALAGALTGLLTFVATDEQLRSITFWNLGSLGGATWRAVGAAAPPLLLVVLSAPRFAQALNLLLLGEQEARHLGVDVERLKRWIVAWTSLAVGASVAVAGSIGFIGLVVPHLLRLALGPDHRVLLPGAALLGATLLLGADLLARTLVTPAELPIGIVTALLGAPFFLWLLRQDATTRL
- a CDS encoding ABC transporter substrate-binding protein; this encodes MFIYRRLAWLSMLLALLLASGCTPAAPTAGAPETTPSPSAAATAAPAPEATAKNATTRLITDARDRQVTVPLEPQRVVTLSEHDLDSALALGITPVGTVNGRGQSGPPAYLGERTRGITSVGSLAEPSLETIATLDPDLILAGNLVQQLESLLPQLEQIAPVVVTYRTGSDWKTAFRGTANALNRRDAAERFLQQYDQRVAELRALLPADRTVTASIVRWMPQGPVVMNPGTFASSILADVGMERPAHQHNLGGSHGAHSDPISLESLEVIDGDWIFLGTLNAEGATALQAARSNPLFQRLQAVQNNHVVDVDGTVWTSTGGPLAALQVLDDVERAVRSASQPSATALRTLSDTSRLVTIGGTVTEIAFALGAGEQVVAVDTSSTYPPAAAQRPKVGYQRQLAAEGVLALNPSAILISSEAGPPEAIEQLRSAGVPLISVPIEYSVAGAQQAIRSVAQALGRIEQGETLIAQMERELAEARQVMAGFSDRPRVLFLYARGPNTVNAAGRNTPAQAMIELAGGQNAITEFDGFKPLTPEAAAAAAPDVILMFESGLESLGGIEGLLQVPGIAQTPAGQQRRIVAMDGLYLLGFGPRLGAAVRDLAQALHQPR
- the selB gene encoding selenocysteine-specific translation elongation factor, producing the protein MYVIGTAGHVDHGKSTLVHALTGIHPDRLAEEQRREMTIDLGFAHLTLPSGQRVSIIDVPGHERFIKNMLAGVGGIDAALLVVAADEGVMPQTVEHVHILNLLGIEQCLIVLTKCDLVDEEWLALVREDLRQRFAATPLAQAPMVAVSARSGAGLEQLTHELDRLLSRLPSRSSARGVPRLPIDRVFTVGGFGTVVTGTLLDGPLALGQEIEVQPRGLRGRVRGLQTHGQKTEQVLPGTRVAVNIGGIAVEQLQRGDVLTLPGQLTPTTLLDLRLQLVADTPMPVRQNMLLDLFVGAAEVPCRVTLLDAEELLPGEAGWVQLRLAHPIAVVRGDRCVLRIPSPSLTIGGGRIVDAHPPRHRRFRPDVIAALETLSHGTPEEVVLQALGDAPLEWGTLLRRSGLDEATAHAAWERLESDGRALRLTPGDELQAATWLISSAGWARLSATLQSLLAAYHATWPLRAGMPREELKARLGLSARVFDDVLRRATQAGVLVLDEATARLPHWTPRLSAAQQRQVDALLEAFRRQPFTPPARSEWERLGPELIGYLIDTGQLVRVNAEVLFDAAAYHRLVEWTVQTLERAGEVTVAGLRDQFGTSRKYALALLEHLDERKITRRVGDVRVKY
- a CDS encoding zinc-dependent metalloprotease; translation: MPRPANDVKRLGAILLVGAVAGLGASYVASRKRPAHWTDGGLIDWDTVRQIAVQFSQHTQAPVHNRAAAREQYTSMVRRAEPLIAAYLQVNLPEPIQRIVVMDRKEWLSANIDNFTHLFRFVEELYARNARPRTIGASLAAGVNRRLMSVQIGLLLGVIARRVLGQYDLSLLAPEPTGGALYFVEPNIERIQRMLGLDAHDFRMWIALHEATHAYEFEAYPWVREHFNGLLRRYFDTVNEQLQGFKGGIGPALARILEGRRQGRHWMESLQTPTQRAIFRDLQAIMSLVEGYSNHIMNAIGRQVLPNFDEIERRIEAYKSRSNLAEQLFNRITGMDLKLLQYQQGQHFVDSVVQQRGIAFANRVWERAEHLPTLDEIRDPARWIARMERA